In candidate division WOR-3 bacterium, the genomic stretch TACCGCCGATAGCAATTACAATGCGCATATGCGTTTAGCCCTTCTTTAAAAGTGATATTCACAGGTGTTTGTCGCTTTCATATAAAATTTTAAGCAATATATTGATTAATGTCAAGACAGTAAGATACCAGCAAAGATGCTGGCAGTATCGAGTCTTCTGAAAAAGTAATTTTCTGCTAATGACCAAAGAGTAATATGAGAGTATTGCAAAAGTTTTCAATAAGACAGCAACACCTTTTTTCGCCATTTTATACTTGTAGTATGAGAGTATTGCAAGCATCCTTTCTTCCAATAAGAGCATTTTTCACTATTTCGTTCTTTTCGGATTTTTTCCGAACTTTAATGTAATTGATAACTTTTTCTTCAACCTATGATGTTCTTATGCCGAACTTTTCCCTATAATGTAATTGATACCTTTTTTCTTCAACCTATAATGTTCTTATGCATAACTTTTCCCTATAATGTAATTGACAACTCTTTTCTTCAACCTATAATGTTCTTATGCTGAAACTTAATAATCAGGAAGTGTTAAAAAACATTCCATCGGTTGATAAGATTCTTAACTGGCAGGATGTTAAGGTGTTTGAAAAGAAAATTAAGACTTCTTATTTAACTGAGATTGTTCGGTATAAGACTGATGAGTTTAGACAAAAACTACTTGGAGGTGAAAGACTTAGTCCTGACGATTTGAAACAGATGGTCGTCGCAGAACTAAAATTCCTGACCGAACGATATTTTACTTATGCGATTAATGCCTTAGGAGTTATTCTCCATACTGGATTGGGCCGGGCTCCTTTTGCTCAAGGCATTGACAAGATTCTGCAAGATGTTAGTCAGGCTTATGCTCGGTTACAGATTGATGACGAAGGTAAACGCGATGACCGGTATAAAAAGATTAGTAAACTGCTTAGAGTCTTAACAGGTTGTGAAGCAGGAATTATCGTTAATAATAATGCCGGGGCGACGCTTTTGGTCCTATCCGCAATCGCCAAAGGAAAAGAGGTTGTGGTCTCCCGCGGTCAATTAATTGAAATTGGTGGTTCTTTTCGCCTGCCTGAAATTATGGCACAATCTGGTTGTATTCTCCGGGAAGTCGGCACAACTAACCGCACACATCTTAAAGATTATGAACAAGTTATCAATGAGAACACCGGCGCAATTTTAAGAGTTCATCAATCTAATTATCGGATTATCGGTTTTACCTCTGAGGTCCCTTTAGCCGAATTGGTGTCTTTGGGAAAAAAGTATCAGGTTCCGGTAATTGATGATTTGGGTAGTGGTGCTTTAATTGATTTCTCTAAATACGGTTTACCCAAAGAGCCAATGGCACAAGAAAGTATTGCGCTTGGTGCCGATATTGTCTGTTTTAGCGGTGATAAATTGATTGGCGGACCACAATGCGGTATCATTATTGGCAAAAAAGCCTATCTGGAAAAGATTAAAAAGCATCCTTTAACTCGGGCACTAAGGTGTGATAAATTAACTAACGCGGTTTTAGAAGCAACCTTACAAAAGTTTTTACTACCAGAAGAAGATTTGATTAATGAACATACTGTGTATCAACTTATGCTGAAACCATTAAATGAAATCAAAAGACAGGCGAATTGGTTCGCACGGAAATTAAAAAAGGAACACAGTTCTCAATTGACCTGTGAAGTAAAACCATCACATAGTGAAATTGGTGGTGGTTCGTTAAGCACCGAACAACTACCAACTTTTGTAGTCATAATAAAACCGAACAATCTCTCATCCCAAGATTTAGCCAAAAGACTTCGGCAATACCAACCACCAATCTTTGGTCGGATTCACGAAGATTCATTAATCCTTGATTTTAGAACCGTGCTGAAAGGCGAAGAAAAAATAATTTTACAAGCATTGCAAGAAAACTTAAAGAGTAATGATAAATAATACGATAAATACTTTACAAGCAATGCAAGAAATCTTAAAGAGCAAAAATAAATAATACGATAAGCATTGCAAATACGCAAAATGTAAATATTATCTAAATTTTCCATGTCTAATACTAAAAAACGGCATATAGTTATTGGCACTGCTGGTCATATTGACCATGGTAAAAGTGCTTTAATCAAAGCATTAACCGGAGTTGACCCTGACAGATTAAAAGAAGAAAAAGAACGGGGGATGACCACAGATTTAGGATTCGTTTTTTATGGTGATAATGCCACGCTCATCGATGTCCCGGGTCATGAAAAATTTGTCCGTCATATGGTTGCTGGTGCGTCAACGATAGATATCGTGCTATTGGTGATTGCTGCTGATGATGGCATTATGCCACAAACCCGAGAACACCTTGAGATATTGAAACTTTTAGGTATTAAAAAGGGTGTTGTCGTCATCACCAAAAAAGATTTAGTCAGCACAGAACGCTTACAAATTGTTATTGAAGAAATTAAAAATTTAGTTAAAGACTCTTTTCTAAAAAAAGCGCCCGTAATTGC encodes the following:
- the selA gene encoding L-seryl-tRNA(Sec) selenium transferase, which encodes MLKLNNQEVLKNIPSVDKILNWQDVKVFEKKIKTSYLTEIVRYKTDEFRQKLLGGERLSPDDLKQMVVAELKFLTERYFTYAINALGVILHTGLGRAPFAQGIDKILQDVSQAYARLQIDDEGKRDDRYKKISKLLRVLTGCEAGIIVNNNAGATLLVLSAIAKGKEVVVSRGQLIEIGGSFRLPEIMAQSGCILREVGTTNRTHLKDYEQVINENTGAILRVHQSNYRIIGFTSEVPLAELVSLGKKYQVPVIDDLGSGALIDFSKYGLPKEPMAQESIALGADIVCFSGDKLIGGPQCGIIIGKKAYLEKIKKHPLTRALRCDKLTNAVLEATLQKFLLPEEDLINEHTVYQLMLKPLNEIKRQANWFARKLKKEHSSQLTCEVKPSHSEIGGGSLSTEQLPTFVVIIKPNNLSSQDLAKRLRQYQPPIFGRIHEDSLILDFRTVLKGEEKIILQALQENLKSNDK